The window GCTGAGTTTCATGGTTTCTTTGCCGATAGCAAATGAACCCACGTTGAAAGTTTCGTTGAAATCTTCTTTTGTTAAGTTATGGAACGCTGGGTCTAAATCTGGAACAGATTCACGTTTCCAAAGCCCTAACGGGTCAAGATTAGCATTTTGATGTCCGCGGAAGCGGAATGCATTTATTAACTGCAAAACTTTAACTTGTTTTGCGTCGATAGCTGGATCGCTAACAGAGGTATGATAACGTGTAGAGTCTTTTGCTAAGCGGCGGAAGTAATCGCGCGCTTGGGAGTGGAATTGCTCACCGCTAGTGCCGAGGGCTGCACCAGGTAGTTGCTCGAAAATGGCTTTCCACTCGGCATCTACAGAGTTAGGGTCAGTCAGATAATCTTCATAGAGCTGTTCTATATAAGTCTGGTTCGCGCCTGCCAGAAAGCTTGAATCCAGCCAGTCCTTCATTACGCCGTTCTGCATTGTGATCCCTTAAGCTTTAAAAGCTTTAGTTTTCGCCGTGGTTAACTAATCGCCGCATTTAAGCGACCTCGATAAAGGTTCTCTTGGACGTGCTTTATGCATGTTCTCTCTTTGGGAGGCCCTTTATCAGTAAGGGTTTCCCTTTTAAGGAACCTTTAAAAACTGGCTACGGTTTTTAAAGGCCCCTAAGATTACGCTTTCGTCTTCATCTTTTGCAGTTGGCTAATTTTTTTACTTTTTACTGTTACTTTCGTTACTTTCACTTTTTTGCGCTTTTGTTATTACAACGTTTTATTTAATGCTATTTTTTATTGATGACAATGTTACTTTCTGATCACCTTTATGGATATTTGGTTTTCGCGCTTTTGTGACCTTAAGCGCTATTTAAATCAAAATATTGAGTTTACTTTACGCTTTCTTTTTAACTTATGTTTTTATTTTGTGCTATTTTTACTTAGCCCGCAGTACCAAGGCACTGCGGGTTAAAGTTTAGCGATTAGGCACTGTGTTTTAGCAACATAGATTTAATATGACCGATAGCTTTTGTCGGATTTAGCCCTTTAGGGCATACATTGACACAATTCATGATGCTATGACAGCGGAAAACACTAAAAGCGTCGTTCAGATCATCTAATCGCGAATCGGTTTCTGTATCACGGCTATCAATCAAGAAGCGATACGCTGCTAACAGACCTGCCGGACCAATAAATTTGTCCGGATTCCACCAGAAAGATGGGCAAGAAGTCGAACAACATGCACACAAGATACACTCGTATAAACCATCGAGTTTTTCGCGTTGTGCAGGAGTTTGTAAATTCTCACGCGCAGGCGGATTCTTATTGTCATTAATCAGATATGGACGAATTTTCTCGTATTGGGTGTAGAACTGAGTCATGTCGATGATCAGGTCACGTATAACTGGCAGACCTGGTAATGGACGAATGACAATTTTCTTCCCACCACGAGTCAAAGCGGATAATGGCGTGATACATGCCAACCCGTTTTTACCGTTCATGTTCACACCGTCAGAACCGCATACCCCTTCACGACAAGAACGACGGAAGGATAATGTGGGATCTTGTTCTTTGATTTGGATTAACGCATCCAGCAACATCATGTCACGCCCTTCAGGAACGTCTAGCGTGTAATCTTGCATACGTGGTGCGTTGTCCACATCAGGATTGTAGCGATAAATCGAAAATTGTAATTTCATAGTTTATTTCTCCGCAACTGGATTAACACCACGCATTAGTAGGTACGAATTTTCGGTGGGAAGGCTTCACGCAGTTTTGGCTGCATGTTGACTTCACGACGCGTCATCGTTTCAGATTGCGGTAAATATAATGAGTGACATAACCAATTCGCATCATCACGATCTGGATAGTCAAAACGGCTATGGGCCCCACGACTTTCTGTACGGAAATTCGCTGCTTGCGCTGTTGCATAAGCGGTTTCCATCAGGTTATCCAGTTCTAAACATTCGATACGCTGCGTATTAAATTCTGTGGACGTATCATCAAGGCGTGCATTTTTCAGACGTTCACGGATCACTTTCAGCTCTTCTAAACCTTTCGCCATAGCATCACCTTCACGGAATACCGAGAAGTTATGCTGCATACAGGTTTGCAGTGCTTTACGAATTTCCGTTGGATCTTCGCCAGTACGTGCGTTTTCCCAACGATTAAAGCGCGTCATTGCCGCGTCAATGTCAGATTCAGAAGCATCACGCATAGAACCTTGTTCCATGATGGACTCTTTCAAATGCAGCCCCGCAGAACGACCAAATACCACTAAGTCGAGTAGTGAGTTACCCCCTAAACGGTTAGCGCCATGTACAGATACACACGCAATTTCCCCAACGGCAAACAGACCTGGGATCACTTCATCTTCGCCTTTTTCGTTATAGCGAATTGCTTGACCTGTCACTTTCGTTGGGATCCCCCCCATCATATAGTGACACGTTGGAATAACCGGAATAGGTTCTTTGATTGGGTCAACGTGA of the Providencia rettgeri genome contains:
- a CDS encoding succinate dehydrogenase iron-sulfur subunit, which encodes MKLQFSIYRYNPDVDNAPRMQDYTLDVPEGRDMMLLDALIQIKEQDPTLSFRRSCREGVCGSDGVNMNGKNGLACITPLSALTRGGKKIVIRPLPGLPVIRDLIIDMTQFYTQYEKIRPYLINDNKNPPARENLQTPAQREKLDGLYECILCACCSTSCPSFWWNPDKFIGPAGLLAAYRFLIDSRDTETDSRLDDLNDAFSVFRCHSIMNCVNVCPKGLNPTKAIGHIKSMLLKHSA